Within the Desulfomicrobium escambiense DSM 10707 genome, the region GCTCGAAAAGCCCCTGGGCGGCCCCGGCCTGGCCAATCTGGTCGCCTATCTCGGCATCTTCCTGGGCACCGTGGCCGTGGTCTTCCTGACGGCCGCCCTGATCCGAAAGATCCTGAAGCTCATCATGCTCGGCTGGCTGGACAGCATCGGCGGCGGCCTCCTGGGCTTCTTCAAGGGGGCGCTCCTGTGCAGCATCATCGTCCTGGCCCTGACGGCCTTCCTGCCCTCCAAGGCCACGATCCTGACGGAGTCGCAACTGGTGCCGTACGTGAACATGTTCAACACCATGCTGGCCGAGACGCTCCCCAAGGACATGCGGGACCAGTTCCTGCTCAAGAGCCGCGAACTGCAGCTTGAATGGGAACGCAACGTCAAGGAAAAACTGAAGGATATCAAAGGAAACACAGGTGCAAAAACATAATTTCGACCGCATCGTCGAGGTCATCGACACCCTGACCGGACCAAACGGCTGCCCCTGGGACAAGGAGCAGACCCCCCAGAGCATGTGCGACTACCTCGTGGAGGAGTGCTTCGAACTGGTGGAGGCCATCCGCCAGAACGACCCGTCCGAGATCGCCGAGGAACTGGGGGACGTCCTTTTCCTGCTGCTCTTCATCGGCCGCTACATGGACCGCGGGATACCGGATTTCCTGCAGACGGCCCTGGCGAACAACGTGGCCAAGATGATCCGCCGCCATCCCCACGTCTACGGCGAAAAGGCCGCCGACGTGGCCGAGGTCATCACCAACTGGGAGAAGATCAAGAAACAGGAGAAGGCCGAGAAGGACAAGGATCCTGGCGTCTTCGCCTCCCTGCCGGCCAGCCTGCCGCCGCTTTTGCGCGCCTACCGCATCAACTCCAAGGCCGCCCGCGCCGGATTCACCTGGCCCACGGACGCGGACCAGGAGGCCAAGCTGGCCGAGGAATGGCGGGAGCTTCAGGACGCCCTGGCCGTGGACGACGCCGCGGCCCGTGAGGAGGAGTTCGGCGACTACCTCTTTTCGCTGGTGGAGTACGGCCGCAGACGCGGCATCAAGGCCAATTCGGCCCTGGCCGTGGCCAACGCCAAGTTTCTGCGCCGCTTTGAGGCCATGGAAAAGCTGGCCGTCGAACGCGGCCTGGAATTGGACAGCCTTTCACTCACCGAGATGGACAAACTCTGGGACGAAATCAAAAGAGACCGCTGAGGATCGATTCTGGACTGTGTTGCTCACCGATTTTGAAGGGCTCATGCAGACGCTACACTTCGCCCTTCAAAATCGGCTCACGCCTTGCCACAATCGATCAGCAGCGGTCTCCTGACGCTTTCACACCATCCATCTCCGACCGGGACTTCGCGAATCCGGATGGGTCGATGCAGATGGCGGCACTGCGCCCGACCACATCTCCTACATCCGCAACACCATCACGTCATTCCCGCGCAGGCGGGAATGCATGCCTTTCCAACCGGATATCGCAAACCCGAAGCTGGATCCCCGCCTGCGCGGGGATGACTCCGTGGCGATGCGCACGCATGCAAGGCGGGCCTCCGCCTCCTCGTCCGGCCGCAACACGCCCAGGCGCAATCCCGGCCGACGGCCTCCTACAAGCCCCTTTCCTTGATGTGCTCCACGAGCTTCTCCAGCACCCGGTCCACGTCGAGGGCGCTGGTGTCGACCATCACGGCGTCCGGGGCGGGCTTCAGGGGCGCCACCACGCGGTTGCGGTCCTGGTCGTCGCGGATGCGGATCTGGGCGCGGATGCGCTCCAGGTCCTCCTCCATGCCCATGGCTTTGAGCTGGGAGAAGCGGCGCTTAGCGCGCACGTCGATGGACGCGTCCAGGAAGAACTTGTGTTTGGCGTCGGGGAAGACCACGCTGCCCATGTCGCGCCCTTCCGCCACCAGGGACGTCATGCGTCCGATGGCCTGCTGGTTGCGGCGCAGAAAGTCGCGCACCACGGGGATGCGCCCGAGGTGCGAGGCCCACAGCCCCACCTCCTCGGTGCGGATCTGCGGCGAGAGCGGGTAGCCGTTCAAGAGCAGCTCCGAATTCTTCCCTACCCCCTCCAGATCGAAATCCAGGCGATTGAGCTCCGGCACAAGCTGGTCCACGGGCCGCTCCCAGGCGCCATCCCCGAAGGCAAAGGCCACGGAACGGAACATGGCGCCCGTGTCCAGGTAGGCGATGCCCAGGAGATCGGCCAGCCGTGTGGCCAGCGTGGTCTTGCCGACCCCGGCCGGCCCGTCAAGAGTGACGATGGTTATCACGCAGCACCTCCGCTGTTTTGACCAGAAATTCACGGTTCTCATCCTCGTTGCCGATGCTGACCCGGAGTTTCCCGGGCATGCCGTAGCTGGCCAGAGGCCGGATGATGACCCCGCGCTGTAGCAGCCCCTCGAACAGGGTCCGCGCGTCCATGGGCGGGTCGAACATCAGGAAGTTGGCCTGGGACGGCCGGACCGTGCAGCCCATGGCCGTCAGCTCACGCGTCAGCAGCTCCCGGCCCTCGCGCACCACGCGCAGGGTCTCGGACAGGAAAATATCGTCCTCCAGGGCCGCCAGCCCCGCCTGCTCGGCCAGGATGTTCACGCTGAAGGGCAGCTTGACCCGCAGCAGCAGGTCCGCCAGCCATTCGGGCATGACGCCGTAGCCCAGGCGCAGCCCCGCCAGCCCGTACATCTTGGAGAAGGTGCGCAGGATGACGAGGTTCGGGATCTTGCCGAAGTGCGGCAGCATGGTGAACTCGTCCAGGGGCTCGGCGAAATCGACGTAGGCCTCGTCCACGACCAGCAGCGCCCGCGGGGGCAGCTTGGCCGCCAGGGCGACCAGTTCGTCGGCCCGACAGGCGTATCCCGAAGGGTTGTCGGGGTTGGTCACGAAGACCAGGGCCGTGTTCTCGTCCGTCAGGGACAGGAGCGCGTCGAAGGGAAAGGAAAAGTCGGCGTTCAGGTCGGTCTGACGGAATTCCAGCCCGCACAGCCGCGACTGCACGTCGTAGATGCTGAAGCACGGCCTGAAGGCGACGACGTTGTCGATGCCCGGCCGCGCCACCACGCGCAGCAGCAGGTCGATGATCTCGTCGGAGCCGTTGCCGGCCACCACGCAGGACGCCGGCACGCCCAGATGCGCGCCGATGGCCTCGCTCAGGGCCGGGGAGCCGGCCTGGGCGTAGCGGAAGGCCAAGGGGGAGGCCGAGGCCAGGCGCGCCTGGACCACGGGCGACGTGCCCAGCGGGTTCTCGTTGCTGGCCATCTTGATGACCCGCGACAGCCCGTAGCGTTTCTTGATCTCGTCGATGCTCAGGCCCGGAGAATAGGGCTTGAAGCCCTCCATCTCCGGCCGCACAGGAACCTTGGTCATATATTCTCCTTGATGCGCCGCATGGGGCATGCGGCGCGCAGTGTCACGTATCCTGCCATTCTTCAGTCCGCATCTGCGACCAGCACCGACCGTACGGCAGCGGCCACCAGCGGGAACTCCTCGTCCATGAGGGTCCGCGGGTCGAGACAGAAGCGCCCGTCCTCCACCCGGCCGATGACCGGGATGTCCGTGGCCAGAAGCCCCTGGCGCAGGGCCTCCACATCCATGGCAGCGGGCGCGACCGTCACCAGGCTGGTGGGCAGGTCCTGCTCCGGGAAGGAGCCCCCGCCCACGCGCGAAAATCCGGGTTTCACCCCGACCGTCGCCAGCCCGGCCATGTCCTTGGATAGCCGACGCCGCAGACGCCTGGCCCTGGCCAGCAGCTCCTCGCGGCCGGCCGTGATCATGGCCAGGGTCGGCACCTTGCGCCGCGCCAGCTCCGGGTCGAGGTAGAGGCGAAGGGTCGCCTCCAGGGCGGCCAGGGTCATCTTGTCGATGCGCAGGGCGCGATTGAGCTGGTTCTTCTTGATGCGGTCGATGTACTCCTTGCGGCCGACGATGATGCCGGCCTGGGGCCCGCCCAGGAGCTTGTCGCCGCTGAAGGAGACCACGTCCACCCCGCACTTGAGCACCTGCTGCACCGTGGGCTCGGGCATGAAGCCGTAGGGCGAAAAATCGAAGAGGTTGCCGCTGCCCAGGTCCTCGAAGACCGGCAGGCCGCGCTCGCGGCCCAGGGTCGCCAAGTCGGCCGCGTCGACCTCCTTGTGGAAGCCGATGATGCGGTAGTTGGAGGTATGGACCTTCATGAGCATGGCCGTTTCGTCGCCGATGGCCTCCTCGTAGTCGCGCAGGTGGGTGCGGTTGGTGGCACCGACCTCGCGCAGCACGGCCCCGCTCTTCCGCATGACCTCGGGGATGCGAAAGGACCCGCCGATCTCCACGAGCTGCCCGCGCGAGACCACGACCTCGCGCCCCTTGGCCAGGGTGTCGAGGACCAGCAGCACGGCCGCGGCGTTGTTGTTGACCACAAGCCCCGCCTCGGCCCCGGTCAGGCTGCAGAGCAGCTTTTCGACGTGGGAGTAACGGCTGCCGCGCTGCCCCGTCTCCAGGGCCAGCTCCAGGTTCGAGTAGTGCCGACAGCCCAGGGTCACGGCCTGCACGGCTTCGTCGGCCAGGATGGAGCGGCCGAGATTGGTATGGATGACCACGCCCGTGGCGTTGAGGACGCGTCTGAAATGCGGCCGTGAGGCGAAACGCACGTAGGCGCGGGCCCTGGAGCACAGGGCGGGCAGGGTCAGGTCGGATTCGGCGGCGATGGCCCCGGAGCGGATCTCCTCGCGGCAGAGGTCCAGAAATTCGCCCACGAGATCCTTGAGGAGCGGGCGCGGCAGACCGGCCAGGCTCTGGTCCTGCTCCAGTTCGTGCAGAAAGCGGTCCACCGACGGGATGTGCCGAAAGAGTGATGACACCGGGATCTCCTTAGGGTTCAAGATGTTCCGGGTGAAGCTCGTAGTATGCGCCCACAAGGTAGAGGGAGCCGCAGACGAGAGTCTTCACCTCCCCCTGCAAGGCCGCTCCCAGGTCCGGCGCGACTCGCGCCCGAGGCCCGAGGAGCGCGGCCAGATCTTCGGGGTCGCTGGCCCGCTCCAGGGCGAGCTTGGGGACCACGATCTCGTCCGCGAGGCCCCGCAGCCTAGCGAGGATGGCCGGCTCCAGGGTCTTGTCGCGCATGGCCTGGAACACGAGGCGCTCGAAACGCTCCCCCGACCCTTCCAGGGCGTCGCACAGGGCGGCCAAGCCCATGGGGTTGTGGGCACCGTCCACGAGAACGTTGCCGTGACGGCGGAATCGCCCGGAAAAACGCGTCCTGCCAAGGACTTGTGTACACAGACCCGCGTCAAATTGCCAGCCTCCGCTGCGCGCCAGACGGCTCCAGGCCAGCAGGGCCAGAGCGGCGTTGCCGAGCTGATACGGCGGGTGGCCGGGCAGCAGGTCCGGGGTCAGCAGGACAGGCCCGGATTCCGTCGGGATGCGGAACCCGGCTTCGACGCGGCAATCGTCCAGACACAGAAAATCACGCCCCGCGCCCGCCGCACGAAAGATTTCCATGACCTCAGGCTCCTGCGGACCCGTCACCGCCGGGCAGCGCCCCAGGGCTCCGGCCTTGTCGCGGGCGATGTCGGCCAGGGCCGGCCCCAGGACATGCTCGTGGTCCATGCCCACCGGCGTCATGACGGCCAGATCGGCGTCCACGGCGCAGGTCGCGTCATGGGTTCCGCCGAGCCCGGCTTCCAGCACGGCCAGGTCGAGCCCTTCGCGGCCGAAAATCCGCAGGGCCATGACCGTCAGCAGCTCGAAATAGGTCAACCCCACGTCCGCGCAGGCGCCCATGACCGCGTTGGCCTCCTGGAGCCAACGCTCCTCGGGCAGCATGCGCCCCCGGACGCGGATGCGCTCGCGCACCCCGACCAGATGCGGGGAGATGTACAGCCCCGTCGACAACCCGTGCCCGCGCGCCAGGGCTTCCAGAAACCCGGACGTGGACCCCTTGCCGTTGGTCCCGACCACATGGGCGACCATCCGCCCCGGCCTCCCGAGGCCGAGCCGCCCCAGAGCCTCGTGCATGCGCGACAGCCCCAACTGCATGGAAAAAAGCCCCAGACCGTCGAGATACTCCTCGAACCCGGCAAAAGAAACGAACTTCATGACCGCTCACAGGCTCCAACAGTGAAAAACACGCTCCGGCGGCCCGCAACCCGCCGGCAATCCCCACCCGGGCAGCTTTCATAAAAGGTTCCCCACCCGGCGGCAACTGAAATCCCGCAAGCCTCCGCTTGACTTTCAGAGCCGCAATCAATACCCAGTTTTCCTCTCACGCGCGCCAGTAGCTCAGGCGGATAGAGCAATTGCCTTCTAAGCAATCGGTCGGGGGTTCGAGTCCTCCCTGGCGCGCCACAAAATCAAGGGCTTACAGAAAAAACCTGTAAGCCCTTTCTATTTCCCCCACCATATCCCCCACCTCAAAAAGCCCGGCCAGCCTCGATTTTCGGCCGGTGGGGGACAATCACAGTCCCAACATGCGCCGCACGGCCGCGGGGTTCCTGCGAATGTGATTGAACACAACCTGTTCGCCCTCGGTCCCTGACAACTCGTTGGCGATGGCGCCCTTGCCTATGGCGTTCACCACCTTGGTGCCTCGCTGCGCCCTGGTGGCCTGGGCAATCTCACGCAACACGGCCATGATCTCGCCGTTCGATGCCCCGCCGCCCATGGCTTCCATTTGGCCCTTCGTGAAGACGCCCTCTCCCTTCTGCAGGATGGCCGGGAATTCGTCCGGCATGAGGCCACTGTGGAAGCGGGGAGCGCCCGCGAATGTCTCCGCAGGCACCGGACGCATAAACGACGCCTCAGAACCCACGATGCCGCCGCCATGGTGCCCAACCGAGTAGTAGAGGCCAGACGCGCCGGACGGGGCCACGGACGGGTTTAACGTGCTTCCGCCGCCGAAGTATGCGGACGCCGCCGACATTCCGACCTTGAGCACGTCGTTAAGCCAGTTGTAGCTCTCGGACGCCAGGGACTTGAAGGCCAGGCGGGCAATTTCGGCGTTGATGTGGCTCACCAGGTCGGAGAACTCCGCTTTGCCGGTCCGCACGTACTCGACGATCATGTCTTCCATCCCCTGGAAGGCCGTACCCATGACGTCCTCGACGGCCGCCGCTGCGTTGCCGGCCTCGTCGGCGTAGGCCTGCAGGGCCCTCGTCGCTCCATCCTGCCAGTCACGGGAAATGGCGAGCTTTTCAGCGGCCACCCACCGGGCCACGGCCACCTCGTCGGCGCCGGCCTTGAGGTAGGCGGCCGCCTGCGCGTCAATCTGAGCCTTTTTGAATTCCGTCTCTCCGAGGACCACGGCCTTGAACTTGTCGGCGAACTCGGTCACGAGCTGCAGGTCTTGTTCCAGTGCCCGCTGGTTCGTGGCCACGGAATCGGCGATGGCCTTGACGCGCGCGTTCTCGTAATCCGAACCCCACTTGTCGATGGCCTCGGCCGCCTTCCGGCCATCCTCCAGCATCTTCTCGTAGGCCTTCTGTGCCGCCTTCGTGGCCCGGTCAGCCGCCGCCTTTTCCGATTTGCTTTGGGCCTTGGGTTCCGCCACGGTCGCCGCCGGAGCGACGTATGCGGGCATAACCATATCACGGTTGACCTTCGCGCGGTATTTGCTCGGGTCCATGGGTTCCATGGCGAGCCCGTCCCAAATCCAGTGGGTCTTGCCTTGCTGAACCTGGGCAATCATGGCGTTCAAGCCCGCAATGGCTTCCGTGACAAGGTTGATTCCTGCCACGGCCGACTCGCTGTGGAACATATTGTTCTTCAGGTCGGTCCATTCCTCGGACAGGCCATTGACCGCAGCTTGGGCACTCTCCAAGGCCGCCGTCTGGGCCGCTTGGCCGTAGACGCGCTGGAGCTCGGCCGCCAACTTCGGAAGCAGATCGTCAGCCATGACTTGGCCTTCGGCCACCATCTTATTGAGTTCGGCCGTCGAGACGCCCATGGCCCTGGCCGCCAACTGGAACGCGCCCGGAAGTCGGTCGCCCAACTGCCTACGCAATTCCTCCATGCTCACGGTGCCCTTCGAAATCATCTGCTCCATGGCAAAAAACGTGCCCTTTGTCTGGTCGACGGAAAGTCCCAACGCCGTTGACGCGGCCGTGACTGCCGAGAATATCTTGCGGGTTTCCTCGCCTTCAAGCGTCGTTCCTCGGGCGGCCGCCGTCAGTGATTTGAAGGCCGGGGCCAATTCGTAGAAATTTTGTCCGAGTCGGCTTGCTTCGTCCCGGAGCCATCCCATAAGTTCCGCGGCGCCGGCCTCGCTTCCCGTGATGGCCACGAACGAGCGCTGCAGCGAATCCATAGCTATGCCGCTGTCGAGGACGGCCTTGCCAAACCGCGCCACGGCGTCAACGCTCAAATATGCAAGCGCAGTGCGCGCCGCCATGCCCAACATGCCCGCGGAATCGGCCGCGCCGCTCATGCCGTCGGCCACGCGCCGGACCGCCAGGGCGTCGACACCCATTTGGGCGCCTAAACGCTGGATCTCGTGGCGGGTCAGCCCCGCGGCCTGGGCAACCGACCGCAGCGCCCGTTCCTGAACCTGGGCCGCTTTCGTCTGGAGCATCCGCGTCTGAAGTTGCGAGAACTCGGCCGCTGTCAACCCCGTGAGCCGCTGCAACTGGCCGAGGTCCACCCCGAGGGCGTCGAATTCCTTGCCGGTCAATTTCGACGCGTTGTTGAGCTTGGACAAGTCCGCAATCAGCGCGTTGATGCCGTTCCCTGCCTGCCGAGGGGAGAGGGCATTGTTCAGGGAGTTGGACATATCCGTGGCCGCCCCGTTCACGATGCCGCGCGCGGTGTTCAGGTCCGCCCGGAGTTGGGTATAATCGCCTTGGATTTCAACAAAGATGCCGGGAATTCGGATAGCCACGGCGCACTCCTATTGTTTTTTTTTGAAAAAAACCCGCCCCAGATTTCTCCAGGGCGGGCTCAAACCTCCACGCTTTGCTCCAAGCGCCGCGCCTCGGTTTGATGTGTCCATGAGGTAGTAGGACGCTTCCAGCGCCGAACTGCAGGGCCAGCGCAAGAAATTTCTTAGTCCACGATGGCCGACGCGCCGACGCCGTAGCGCAGATCTGAAAGCAGGTAGACCGCACTGGTCACATTAAGCGCGTTGCTGGCGGCCGTCTTCACGGTGATGCAGTCGAAGCCGTTGGCCACGTCCAGGGACGCGGCGTCGATTTCGAAAGCGACCAACTTGTGCTTCAGGGTCGCGCTCGTGGTGTAATCCACGTCGTCGGTCTGCCGAACCCAGGCGTCGCTCGTGGCGGAATCGGCGACCAAATAGATGGGCACCGCGTTGGTGATGACCTTGGAGTCGGTGCCGGCAACGACGGTCGCCTGCTCGATAGTGATGGCCACAGGGTCGGCGTGGCCCTGTGCGACGTGGACAAGCACCGTGACGTGCCCGGCCTTTTTCAAGGATATGTAGTCGCCGGTAATGGCCGCCCCCACTTGGGGGGCGATGGCCTCAACGATCTTGACGTGTTCAGATATGTTCATGGCCTACCTCGCTTCCAGCATCACGAACGGGGAAAGCGTGTTCGAGCCCTTGAGCGGCGTGATAGGCTTGTCGTGGAGTGGCTGGCCGTTGTTCCGCATGATGAACCGGAAGGCAGTCTCGTCGGTCAGGAACTTCACGTGGATGGACTCGGCCTCCTCGACTCCGCCCTTCTGAATCAGAAGATACTGGCTCCAGTCGGCAAGCACGATGTCTCCGAGGTCGCCCAAGGTCTCGCAGAACTCCACCGGCACGATGGGCAGGGAGAACAGGGCGCCGAAGGGATTGCCCCGGAAGTCGGGCGTGAACACGGGCTGGTCGCCGACTTTCATGAGCGGGAACTGGGGCAGGCAGTCCTGATTCACGAACCAGGCCGCGTTGCGGATGTTGCCCTTGAAGCGGGCCATCATCTTGACGACGTTTTCCGCCACGATGGTGTCGTTCGCCTGTGCGCCTTCCTTGGCCACGGTAATGGGCAGGGCGGAATTGGTGATGCCCAAGCATTCACCCGCGCCGGAGCCCTGGAAGATTTCGTAGTCGAGCTTGAAGGCCAACTGCTCACGCAGCACGCGCTTCGTATAGGCGGCCATGGCGGGCGCGTCTCTGAGCATCCGGTTGGTCACATAAACCAGTCCGTACAAGTCTTCCAGGCGCAATTCGCGCTCCTTCAGCTTGGCCTTGCCGCTGGAGGACATCAGGTCGGCTTCGCCCTTGCGGTAGACTTGGACGCCGTTGATTTTGCCATCCGAGCGGTCACGATCATCCGCGGCCAAGTAGCTGTAGGAATCGGCGTTTGGGCCGATGGGCTGGATGGAGCACCGGGACGAAAAGACGCCGGTCTGAATGGCCGTGGTGGCGATGTCGGCCGCTTTGTCAGTCTCCACCAGATAACCGCCCTCGGAGGGGGTGCTGGTATTGCCGCCAGCCGCGTTGACGATCTGCTGATACCTTTCAGCGGCCGCGCTCTTGGCCCGCATGTCCGTGCCCGTGGTCATGGCCATGACGTCGAGCATCTGCTCGCCCAGGTCTTTGTAGACGCGGGGCTGGTTGACGATGGAAATGCTGGCTTCGCCGGCACTGCCGGCCACAAAAAGAGCGTCCTGGGGGTCGGAGAGACCGTCCAGGCGCATGACTGCCTGGATGCGGGATTCGATTTTTCTGGCGTCGTTCATCA harbors:
- a CDS encoding CvpA family protein, with the protein product MNTLDIVFCVILGFLGLRGIFRGLVKEVASILGLILGFVLANVFHGELAPLLEKPLGGPGLANLVAYLGIFLGTVAVVFLTAALIRKILKLIMLGWLDSIGGGLLGFFKGALLCSIIVLALTAFLPSKATILTESQLVPYVNMFNTMLAETLPKDMRDQFLLKSRELQLEWERNVKEKLKDIKGNTGAKT
- the mazG gene encoding nucleoside triphosphate pyrophosphohydrolase; its protein translation is MQKHNFDRIVEVIDTLTGPNGCPWDKEQTPQSMCDYLVEECFELVEAIRQNDPSEIAEELGDVLFLLLFIGRYMDRGIPDFLQTALANNVAKMIRRHPHVYGEKAADVAEVITNWEKIKKQEKAEKDKDPGVFASLPASLPPLLRAYRINSKAARAGFTWPTDADQEAKLAEEWRELQDALAVDDAAAREEEFGDYLFSLVEYGRRRGIKANSALAVANAKFLRRFEAMEKLAVERGLELDSLSLTEMDKLWDEIKRDR
- the cmk gene encoding (d)CMP kinase, with the protein product MITIVTLDGPAGVGKTTLATRLADLLGIAYLDTGAMFRSVAFAFGDGAWERPVDQLVPELNRLDFDLEGVGKNSELLLNGYPLSPQIRTEEVGLWASHLGRIPVVRDFLRRNQQAIGRMTSLVAEGRDMGSVVFPDAKHKFFLDASIDVRAKRRFSQLKAMGMEEDLERIRAQIRIRDDQDRNRVVAPLKPAPDAVMVDTSALDVDRVLEKLVEHIKERGL
- the hisC gene encoding histidinol-phosphate transaminase, coding for MTKVPVRPEMEGFKPYSPGLSIDEIKKRYGLSRVIKMASNENPLGTSPVVQARLASASPLAFRYAQAGSPALSEAIGAHLGVPASCVVAGNGSDEIIDLLLRVVARPGIDNVVAFRPCFSIYDVQSRLCGLEFRQTDLNADFSFPFDALLSLTDENTALVFVTNPDNPSGYACRADELVALAAKLPPRALLVVDEAYVDFAEPLDEFTMLPHFGKIPNLVILRTFSKMYGLAGLRLGYGVMPEWLADLLLRVKLPFSVNILAEQAGLAALEDDIFLSETLRVVREGRELLTRELTAMGCTVRPSQANFLMFDPPMDARTLFEGLLQRGVIIRPLASYGMPGKLRVSIGNEDENREFLVKTAEVLRDNHRHS
- the selA gene encoding L-seryl-tRNA(Sec) selenium transferase — encoded protein: MSSLFRHIPSVDRFLHELEQDQSLAGLPRPLLKDLVGEFLDLCREEIRSGAIAAESDLTLPALCSRARAYVRFASRPHFRRVLNATGVVIHTNLGRSILADEAVQAVTLGCRHYSNLELALETGQRGSRYSHVEKLLCSLTGAEAGLVVNNNAAAVLLVLDTLAKGREVVVSRGQLVEIGGSFRIPEVMRKSGAVLREVGATNRTHLRDYEEAIGDETAMLMKVHTSNYRIIGFHKEVDAADLATLGRERGLPVFEDLGSGNLFDFSPYGFMPEPTVQQVLKCGVDVVSFSGDKLLGGPQAGIIVGRKEYIDRIKKNQLNRALRIDKMTLAALEATLRLYLDPELARRKVPTLAMITAGREELLARARRLRRRLSKDMAGLATVGVKPGFSRVGGGSFPEQDLPTSLVTVAPAAMDVEALRQGLLATDIPVIGRVEDGRFCLDPRTLMDEEFPLVAAAVRSVLVADAD
- a CDS encoding bifunctional folylpolyglutamate synthase/dihydrofolate synthase, with the translated sequence MKFVSFAGFEEYLDGLGLFSMQLGLSRMHEALGRLGLGRPGRMVAHVVGTNGKGSTSGFLEALARGHGLSTGLYISPHLVGVRERIRVRGRMLPEERWLQEANAVMGACADVGLTYFELLTVMALRIFGREGLDLAVLEAGLGGTHDATCAVDADLAVMTPVGMDHEHVLGPALADIARDKAGALGRCPAVTGPQEPEVMEIFRAAGAGRDFLCLDDCRVEAGFRIPTESGPVLLTPDLLPGHPPYQLGNAALALLAWSRLARSGGWQFDAGLCTQVLGRTRFSGRFRRHGNVLVDGAHNPMGLAALCDALEGSGERFERLVFQAMRDKTLEPAILARLRGLADEIVVPKLALERASDPEDLAALLGPRARVAPDLGAALQGEVKTLVCGSLYLVGAYYELHPEHLEP
- a CDS encoding tape measure protein, with protein sequence MAIRIPGIFVEIQGDYTQLRADLNTARGIVNGAATDMSNSLNNALSPRQAGNGINALIADLSKLNNASKLTGKEFDALGVDLGQLQRLTGLTAAEFSQLQTRMLQTKAAQVQERALRSVAQAAGLTRHEIQRLGAQMGVDALAVRRVADGMSGAADSAGMLGMAARTALAYLSVDAVARFGKAVLDSGIAMDSLQRSFVAITGSEAGAAELMGWLRDEASRLGQNFYELAPAFKSLTAAARGTTLEGEETRKIFSAVTAASTALGLSVDQTKGTFFAMEQMISKGTVSMEELRRQLGDRLPGAFQLAARAMGVSTAELNKMVAEGQVMADDLLPKLAAELQRVYGQAAQTAALESAQAAVNGLSEEWTDLKNNMFHSESAVAGINLVTEAIAGLNAMIAQVQQGKTHWIWDGLAMEPMDPSKYRAKVNRDMVMPAYVAPAATVAEPKAQSKSEKAAADRATKAAQKAYEKMLEDGRKAAEAIDKWGSDYENARVKAIADSVATNQRALEQDLQLVTEFADKFKAVVLGETEFKKAQIDAQAAAYLKAGADEVAVARWVAAEKLAISRDWQDGATRALQAYADEAGNAAAAVEDVMGTAFQGMEDMIVEYVRTGKAEFSDLVSHINAEIARLAFKSLASESYNWLNDVLKVGMSAASAYFGGGSTLNPSVAPSGASGLYYSVGHHGGGIVGSEASFMRPVPAETFAGAPRFHSGLMPDEFPAILQKGEGVFTKGQMEAMGGGASNGEIMAVLREIAQATRAQRGTKVVNAIGKGAIANELSGTEGEQVVFNHIRRNPAAVRRMLGL
- a CDS encoding phage major capsid protein → MDLMTLRETLADKVTLARALQMKTDFGPEDQKAFDGLMNDARKIESRIQAVMRLDGLSDPQDALFVAGSAGEASISIVNQPRVYKDLGEQMLDVMAMTTGTDMRAKSAAAERYQQIVNAAGGNTSTPSEGGYLVETDKAADIATTAIQTGVFSSRCSIQPIGPNADSYSYLAADDRDRSDGKINGVQVYRKGEADLMSSSGKAKLKERELRLEDLYGLVYVTNRMLRDAPAMAAYTKRVLREQLAFKLDYEIFQGSGAGECLGITNSALPITVAKEGAQANDTIVAENVVKMMARFKGNIRNAAWFVNQDCLPQFPLMKVGDQPVFTPDFRGNPFGALFSLPIVPVEFCETLGDLGDIVLADWSQYLLIQKGGVEEAESIHVKFLTDETAFRFIMRNNGQPLHDKPITPLKGSNTLSPFVMLEAR